DNA sequence from the Paenibacillus physcomitrellae genome:
CCCGGTATCCAGTACTCCGCTAAACAAGCCAATATCCAGGCCTTCTTCTCCCATCATATCTACGATTTGATCCAGCAGATCCAGGACAGCTCCCCATACGGACCGGTGCTCCATCGCCCGCTGCGGCTCTCCGGCGGCAGCCGCTTCCTCGGCCAAGAGGTCAAGCCGCTCGGCCACCGATACCTGTTCCAGCAGCGCAAATACAGCTTCACACATTTCCCTGGCCGTTTTGCTTCTTTTCATCCGTTTCTCAAATGAGGAGAGAGGACCGACCACAGCATCTCTAGCCTGCCGGATTCGTTCCATCTCCTCCTCCTGGGCTCTTTGCACAGCAGAAACCGGCTTCTCCAGTTGCATATTCTCCTGTTCGCTGCCCTCCTGCTGCCCGGCTGGCTCGGCTCCGCCCGTTTCTCCCGGCTCAAGGGAGAGATTCGGTTTGCCTCTCCAGGCTTTGTCGCTGTTCCAGCGCGCGCCTTCAATACCGGACGCCAGCACATAGTTCTCCAGCACGTCCATGTCTTCACGCGACAAGCTGCCCTCCAAAGGCAGCAGGAAATCCGTCTTCACGCAGCGTAAAACATCCTGTGCCTTCCAGAAACGCTTAACCACGTCCAGCGCTCCCCGCACCAGCTCGATCAAAGGGTGGGCGGCCATGCTTTTGCGCCGGTCAATAAATACCGGAACCCCGTAATCGCCACATATCGGCTCGATCAAGTCGGCATATTCATCCAGCGTACGGACGTACAAAGCCATGTCCCGCCAGCGGACCTGCTCCTCACGGGCCAAACGGACCATTTCACGAACGGCCGCTTCCACTTCGGAGCGTTTGCCCACCGCTGCTCTAAGCCGCAGGCTTTGCGCAAGATCGCCAGGCTGATCCCCCTCGCGGACTTTCCTTCTTGTCCCGTAAATCGATTCAAGCAGTCCCAGCGTTTCACTGTTCTTGAATCGAGGAAAAGGACGCTCGTCCATGATCTTGACCGGCCATACCGCCATTCCTGCCGATTCGGCCAAAGTCTGGAGCTTCATGTACGTAACCGCCGGGGTATAGAACATATTCAGTTCATTTGGCGGACGCGAGTCATCATAAGGGCGGTCCAAGGTCAGCGCTACATTTACGCGCACGGACGCTTCCATCAGCCTGCCAAGCGCTTCATATTCCACTGGCGTAAACGAATGGAAGCCGTCCACCCAAATTTCCGAGCCTTGCAGATAAGCAGAACTTGAAGCACCTTCCGCCAGCTTCCGGACGTGGTCCTCCGAATCGATATACAATCCCGAAAGCTCCTTCTCAAACTCTCCGAACAGCAGCTGCAGATCGTGCAGCTTGTTCTTCAGCAGCGGCGATTCCTTGCCGGAGGATTCCAGAAGCCGGAAGTGCTGCTGCAAAGAGGCGGAGTCCGCCCCGTATTTTTTCGTTTCCGTATAAAGACTGTTCAGCTTGTCGATCAGCCCCAGCGGCCCGCCGGCGCTGCCATACAGCTTCAGATCATCCTGAAGCCGGCGCATAATGCGGTAGAGCAGCATCTTTTTCCCCTCATCACTGATCGGGATCAGCGCCGAGCCCCCCGTCTCCTGCATAATTCGGTATGCCAGCCGTTTGAAGCCCAGAACCTGCACCCGAACGGTCCCTTTTAATCCAGAAAAAGACGCGATAGCACGCTCAAGCTGAAAGGTCGCCTGCTCCGGCACCAGAATGATGATAGGCGGTCCCATAGGCTCCTCTTGCAGCCGTTCACGGATTTGTTCCAGCATATAGCGGCTTTTGCCGCTGCCGGCCCGGCCGATAATCAATTGAAGTGACACTTGAGCATCCTCCCTTATATAAAAAAAGCTTCTCGTAAAAAGCTGTTCGTTTCCTATTTCGATAGATTCTAGTATACCATAACGAACGGAACTGGAACATGTGTTTGCCGAAACCCTGCCGATTGGAAAAAAAGAAAAAGCAGGCCGGTGCTGTACCGGACCTGCTTGACTTCGTATATAGGCATAAGGCCGTGAAACGGCTCCTATAGCCAGATTTCTTTTTGTTGCAGAACGCCCCTTTAGACGGAGGTCCTCAGACTTTGCTGCGAACTTCAAAAATAGCGAATTTCAGATAGTGGCCTTCGTCCACACCTAAAATTTGAGGATGATCCTTGCCTGCTGCGCGCCATTCCACCAGCCGCAGAATTTTCCCCGCATCCTCTGCCGCCTCGGCGATCGTGCTCAGGAACAGGTCGGGACGCATGTGGTAGGAGCAGCTGGCTGTAACCAGATACCCGCCTTCGTTAACCAGCTTCATCCCGTGCAGGTTGATGTCCTTGTAGCCCCGGCAGGCTCCGGCTACCGCTTTTCTCGTTTTGGCAAAGGCCGGCGGATCAAGAATAACCACATCCCATGTCCGGCCTGTGCCCGGCGCAAGCGGCGTAGAGGTGTCAGCTTTGCCTTCAGCCCGTGCTTTGCGTTCTTCCTGGCCTTTGACCTGACTTCGCAGGTAATCAAAAGCATCGGCTACCACAAACTCGACCCGGTCTTCGAACCCGTTCAGCTTTACGTTCTCGCGGGCGCTTTCGATGGCATGCTCGGAGATGTCGAGACAAGTGACCTTCTTGGCTCCGTATTTGCAGGCATGCAGCGTGAAGCTGCCGGTGTGTGAGAAGCACTCCAGCACGGTCGCACCGTCCCAATAGGGGAACGTCACTTCTTTGCCGCTTTTGTTCACAGGCACCAGGCGGGTACCTGCCTCCGCATCTTCCAGCTCCTGAAGACGGATGCCGCTTTTCTCCCCCCAGCCCAGCATAAGCGGAGCGATTGACGCACGGTTCTCCCGTTGATCAAAGAAATAGCCGGTCTTCTGTCCTTCCATGATGTCTACGGAGATCAGAAGGCCGTTCTCCGTTACGGTCACATGACGCGGACAATCGCCGTACAAAGGCCCCTTCACCTGTTCAAGGCCTTCGATCTCCCGGACGCCGACATCGCTGCGCTCGTAGATGCCTTTTGGCTGCAGAACCTGCCACAATGCCTCCACGATCTCATCGCGGTGTTTATCCATGCCCAGCGTAAGCAGCTGTACGACCAGAACATCGCCAAAGCGGTCCACGATCAGTCCCGGCAGGAAATCAGCTTCCCCATAAACGAGCCGGTAGGCATCTTCCTGCACAAACCGGCTGCGATGGCGAAGGCAATCGGTAAACCGCTCAACAAAAAAAGCCGTATCCATCGCCTGAATCGGCTTATATGAAACGATCCGCACTGTAATTTGGGAAGCCGGGTTATAATAACCAGTTGCCAAATAACGTCCCTGATGGTTCACGACCTCTACCAGATCGCCTGGAAGTGCTCCTTCTTCCACCCGGTCAATCTCACTTTTATAAACCCAGGGATGCCCCTGTTCCAGCCTTTTCTTGCGGCTGCGCTGCAAAATTACTGCTGCCATTTCTATTTCCACTCCTAGCTGTTCTCAAAATAAGTGACTTCTTGCTGATGTCATGACTCGTCCCTGCCGCGCATAAATATTACCACAGCATGAACTTGTCTATGGAAAGGAGGCCCGCCGGTGTTCCGCGAAATAATCATCCCGCTGATCTTTGGACTGGCCCTCTTTATATTTGGCATGAAAATGATGGAGCTGGCCTTGCAGGCCTGGGCAGGACCGGTACTGACGAAGCTGCTGAACACGGTATCGGCAACCCCGCTTAAAGGGCTTGTGTTCAGTACGGCCGTGACTGCCCTGCTGCAGAGCAGCACAGCCGTTACCGTGATGACGATCGGCCTCGTCAATGCCGGTCTGCTGACCTATGGCCGTACGCTGGGGATCATCCTCGGGGGCAATATCGGTACCTGTCTGACCACCGAACTTATTGCCCTTCATATTTCTTCCTTTGGCCCTCCGCTGCTCCTGCTTTCCTTGTGCATCTGGCTTGCGGCGGTCGTCCTGCATGATAAATTACCGTTCCGGCTGCAAAAACATGCCTCTCTGCTGATTTCCACCCAGCACGCGGCTTTGGCAGCTGCAGGCTTCGGCATCGTGCTTACGGCCATTGCCTGGATGCAAAGCACCGGCGCAGCCCTGCAAACCTACGGTTTGATCGACTGGTTCACTAAACGTGCCGAAAGCAGCATCCTGTGGGGCGTAGCCGCCGGTGCCGTTCTGACTGCGGTTGTTCACAGCAGCGCCGCCGTGATCGGGCTCGCCATGGGACTGGCTGCTGCCGGGGCCCTGCCCGTGCCGCTTGGCATCGCCGTTGTGCTGGGTTCCAACGTCGGCACCTGCGTGACCGCCGTGATCGCCTCGATCGGCGGAACCCGCTCCGGCCGCTTTGTAGCCTGGTCCCACATTGCGCTTAATGTCGGAGGCTGCCTGCTGTTCCTGCCTTTTATCCGCGAGCTTGGGGCAGCCTCCGCCTGGATGACCTCCGATGCTTCGGCGATGATCGCTCATAGTCAAACTTTGTTTAATGTGTTAAGCTCCCTGATCGCCCTGCCATTGTGTTACCTGCCAGTATGGAAACGGCTGGATAAATTCACCTAGACTTCCACACCAAGCAGCTTCAGCCCTTTTTCCAAAATAAAATCATTATTATCATACCCGGATGTACGCTGCTTCTCCCAGGCTTCCTTCGGTTCATACCAGTCTACGCCGCGGATTTCCTCAATTTGGGCTTTAAGCTCGCCTTGAGCGCTTTCGACCAAATAATAATGGACTTCCTTATCCACCAGGCCATATTCGGCATGTTCGTATTGGTAAGCGATGATATCAATTGGCTGGATAATGACGCCATGAACGCCCGTTTCCTCCCAAATCTCTCTAAGCGCGGTTTCTTCTACCGTTTCGCCCGGCTCCTGTTTGCCTTTGGCAAAAGACATTTTGCCGTAACGGTCCGTAATGAGCTGGATTTGAAGCTGTCCTTCTTCCCGGCGATAAACGACGCCTCCGGCCGAAATTTCTTTATGTGCCATCTTGTTCCCCCACCTTTCTGTCTTTCCTTCAGTAACCTTGAATAACAAGGATTCCATCCCGCAGCGGAATGAAATCCTTGAGGTTCATCAAATATAAAGCTGAAATAGCTGTAGAGAATAGCTGGTAAAGCTGCGGGCTACCCAGAAGTCAGAGAACCCGGCGATTCCCTACCGTCCGGCAGCCTCAGGCAGCTCGTCCAGGATGCGGACCAGCGTTCCTTCGCAGCCGTTCACGCCTGCTTCGGTAACCTTCACGCGGCACAAACGTCCGGTCAAATCTTCGGCCGTATCAAACACAACCTGCAAATAGTTGTCACTCATGCCCATCGAACGTCCTGGGCCGTATTGGCCTTTCTCATCGCGTTCCGGAATGACTTCAAGCACCTCGCCGACGAACTTCTCGGCATAAGCCAGCTGCATTTGCTCGGACAAGTCGATCAGCTCATGCACACGTGCATGCTTCACTTCTTCATCGACCTGATCTTCCATACGGGCTGCCGGAGTGCCGGTCCGTTTGGAATAAGGGAAGACGTGCAGCTCAGAGAATCCGATCCGCTTGATGGCCTCGAAGCCGTCGCGGTAATGCTCGTCCGTTTCACCAGGGAAACCTACAATGATGTCGGTAGTAATGGCTACGTCCGGCATAAATTCGCGGATTTTACGGATCTTCTCCTCAAACTCGGCGATGGTATATTTCCGTCTCATCCGTTTCAGCACTTCGTCATTGCCGGCCTGAAGCGGAATATGGAAGTGGCGGCACATTTTCGGCGACTTCTTAAGCACCTCAAGCACTCTATCGTCGATTTGGCTGGCTTCGATCGAACTGATTCGAACGCGCTCCAGCCCTTCCACTTTATCCAGATCCCACAGCAGATCGGCCAATTTGTAATCGTCCAAATCGTCGCCGTATCCGCCGGTATGGATGCCGGTCAATACGATTTCTTTATACCCTGAAGCCACAAGCTGTCTCGCTTGAGCGATAACGCTCTTCGGATCACGGCTGCGCGACAATCCGCGGGACCAAGGGATAATACAGAAGGTGCAGAAGTTGTTGCAGCCTTCCTGGATTTTCAGGAAAGCCCGGGTATGATCCGTAAAGTTTGGAACGTCCAGCTCCTCGAATTCGCGGGTCTTCATAATATTGCGGACCGCGTTGATCGGCTGGCGTTTGGTTTGAATTTCATTGACGTAATTTAGAATTTTGTCCCGGTCCTGGGTACCGATGACAAGATCCACGCCCGGGATGTCCATAATTTCGGCCGGCGAGGTTTGCGCGTAACATCCGGTTACGGCGATAATCGCATCCGGGTTGCGCCGAACGGCCCGGCGGATAATTTGACGGCTCTTCTTATCCCCGGTATTCGTTACTGTACAAGTATTGATCAGATAGACGTCAGCGGTCTGCTCGAAGTCCACCTGCTCGTATCCTTCATTTTTAAACAGCTGCCAAATGGCTTCTGTATCATAAAAGTTAACTTTACATCCAAGCGTATAAAAAGCTACAGATGGCATTGCTAAACTCCCCCCATTTCTCCGGTTTCATATAATATGCAGGTCAGGGCGGCCATGCCGGCCGTTTCCGTTCTCAAAATCCGCCTGCCGAGTCCGACTGATTTCGCGCCGGCGGCTTCTGCCTCGGCCACTTCCTCTTCGGTAAATCCGCCTTCCGGACCTACAACCACCAGCACACGGCTGGAGACCTCAGGTCCCAGCGAAGCGGCAAACGGCTGAACGATGTCTCTTAACTGTTCGCCAAGTTCTTTTTCATAACACATACACACCAGATCATAACCGTCAAAAAGCTCCAGCAGCTTCTTCCATTTCACCGGCTGTCCCACGTCAGGAATACGGCTGCGATGGGCCTGCTCGGCCGCTTCTTTGGCGATTTTGCTCCAGCGCGCGATGCGCTTCTCTTCCTTCCGCTCATCGTACTGCACGATCGTCCGCTCCGATAGAAACGGCACAAAGGCGGCGGCTCCGATCTCCGTGCACTTCTGGATGACCGTCTCCATTTTATCGCCTTTTGGCAGACTTTGGGCTATATCCACCTTGATCCGGGGCTCACTGGTATCTTCTATTGTCTCCAGAATAACCGCGGTTACACCCTCCGGTTCCAGTAAAGACAGCTCTGCCAGCACCACACGGCCTTGTCCGTCGCTGACAATGAACTTGTCACCGGGCTTGCCGCGCATCACTTTTGTGATATGGCGTGCATCTTCGCCCGTGACCTGCACCTGCTGCTCTCCGAACTGCTCAGGCGGAATAAAATAACGCTGCATGTACATCCATCCTTGTTCCAAATTGCCATCCTACATCATACAACTTTTGCTCCGAGCTGGCTACAGCTTCCGGAGGTTCTTTTTGCCAAAATGGTCCGTTTGATTCTCCGCTCAGCTCAGCCGAACAAACTTAAGTATAACTGGGTAAACGCATGAAAAATGTGATAGATCAATCCGTATAAAGGAGCTATCGTTACCGCCCTTAAAGGCGGGACAAATACAAACAGCAGGAAGATCAACGAAGCCCATTGTTCGTATTGCTGCAGCATCGGCCGAATGCGTCTTGGAACGAGATCCTCAACAATCCGGTAACCGTCCAGCGGAGGCAAAGGCAGCAAGTTAAATAAGAACAGACCGATATTCAGAATACTCAAATAGTACAGGAACAGCTGAACGGCAACCTGGAAGCGGGAATCCCCTTCTCCCCCGATCACCCCTGCGTTGATTAATGCCACATAAACAATCGTAGCAATGAAACCAATCAGCAGATTACTTAAAGGACCAACTAACGAAACAATGATCCCCATCAAACGAGGTTTGCTGAAGTTGTCCCTGTTCACCGGAACAGGCCGGGCCCAACCAAAGCCAAGCAGCAGGATCATGATCGTACCGAACAGCTCAATATGGGACGCCGGGTTTAAGGTGACCCTTCCCAGCATCTTGGCCGTTGGATCTCCAAATTTATAGGCCGTATAGGCGTGGGCAAATTCATGAAATGTAAAAGCAATCAGGATGACTACCAGAATAAAAGGCAGCACATCCATGGGAAAAGCAAAAATGGAATCCAGAAAACCCATGTTTACCCCTTTCTCGCCACAAACGCGACCCAATCTTCTTCACGTGCCGTATGCGTGATCTCGAAGCCTGCCGCAGTAAGTCCTTCTTCAACTTCCTTCTCTTTGTTCTTGTAAATGCCGGAAGCGATATAATAACCGCCAGACTGAAGCGCCTGATAAACATCATCAATGAACAGAAGAATAATCTCGGCTAAAATGTTGGCAACCACGACGCGGACCGGCAGAGTTACACCCAGCTCTGAGGCGCCTTTGCCGCTCTTCAGCACGGCCAAAAGATCGCTTTCGAAGATCGAGATCTGCTTCTCCAGCCCGTTCAGCTGCGTGTTCTCACGGGTGCTCGTAACTGCAATCGGATCAAGGTCAAGCGCGAGTACATGCTTGGCTCCAAGCCGGACTGCCCCGATAGCCAAAATGCCGGAACCTGTGCCTACATCAATAACTTCGTCGCCTTCCTGAATCACGGACTCCAGCGTCCGCAAGCAGAGCGCCGTTGTTGGATGGGTTCCTGTTCCGAAAGCCATGCCCGGATCAAGCTCGATAATTTTCTCCTGTTCGGAGGCCGGCAGGTAATCCTCCCAAGTCGGTTTGATCGTCAAGCGGTCCGAAACGCGGATGGGCTTGAAGTATTTTTTCCAATTATTCGCCCAGTCGTCTTCGCTTACATCCCGCAGTGAAAATTCGGCAGCACCTGGATTGATGTCATATTCGCGCAGCTCCTCGATCCGCTCTTTGATCTCCTGCTGAATGGCATCCATGTCACTGCCTTCAGGAAAATAACCACTGAGCTTTGCTTCTCCCTCCGGAATATCATTGGGCGGAATTTCGAACCATTGTCCCAAAGAAGTATCTCTCGGTTTATTGTTATCGACATGCTCCTCAATGGAAACGCCGCCTGCACCGGATTCGTGCAGAAAGTTCGAAATCATCTCCACCGCTTCCTCTGTCGTATGTATCGTAAGCTCTTTCCAAATCTTCAAAACGATTTCCTCCTCGATATTTGCATGCCTTCTATTGTACTATAAAAAGGAGCAAAAAAGAAAACCGCCAAGGCTTCACTTGCCTGTCGTCTGACAGGTTTCGTGAACTCGGCGGCTGTGCTCAGAGGCTGATGCTTAATAGCAAGGTTCTGTTTCATTCAGAATTGAAATTAGATTTACAGTTTAGGCGTTTTGTTCTCCTGGCGGGCATCGGCGCGTTCACTGCGTTCGAGTGCTTCCCAATCCTCCTGGTCGGCACGTTCTTCCGAGAACTCTACGTCCAGATTGTGGCCTTCAAGCTGTTTGGACAAGCTTTTTGCGTGTTGTCCTTGTCCTTGCGATTTACTCTGCTGTTTCATTTTATCGCTCTCCTTTTCGCTGCTGGGATTTCAAAATACCGGGATTAAATCATTCCTCCAGCGTCTTCTATAATCTTCATGGCCTGGTGATGAACATGGTCATCCACGACTGCCGTAAGCAGTATATCCCGTCCTGTCGGGCCGCCTTGACCTCCGTCGCTCATCCCGCTGTTGGACGGATCTGCTTTTGCCATGATGCCTGCGGATTGATGGGACAGCTCCAGGTCCTGCGCGAATTCCATCATCGTCCCGCTGCCATACCGGCTGAAGCGGTCTATAGAGTAATCGACGACCCGCAACGCCTGGAGCTTGCGTGCCGCTCCCTCCGCTTCTTCCGGACTTTTGAAATAAGCGAGTATGTTTTTCTCGGTCAACTTCTTCACCTGCTCTTTTATTCAGATATTAACGCAATCGTTACCGCTTAAACCTTATTGTGTAAGCGTGAGGCTCTTTTTATGCCTCGAATATCAAATCTATTTAACTGATGGGGGTCAATAACATGGACAGAAGCAAGCGCTTTTTACCTATTAATCACGGCAGCGAAAATCCGTCCCTCACCCTGTCCCCGCTTCGCCGTTTGAGTATGACTGTCCAGCCGGTCAATCAGGAGATCAACCGGGTTATCATTCAAGCTGCGGCCCCTAATCCCGGCTACGGAATCCGGGTAACGGGGATTTATTTTTCAGGCGATAAAGCCTTAATCTTCGTTATCCCGCTTCGGCCGGCTCCAAACACCATGTATCCTCAGGTAATCTCTGCTGTACAGACAACTACTTATTTAGATAGCTCATTTACACCTGTATTTCCGCCGGAGTATGAGAACTTTTTAAGCCATTTTATTTAAAGGGCCCAAGTGTCGAAACTGGCAAAAATTATTTAGCATTTTTTTATAAAAATTTGAAACGTCCTCCGCACTTGTCCGTATTACCTTGTAGATTGCACAAATAACATCACTTCACAGGAGGGCATCAAATTTAATGTTAAAGAAAATCGTGATGGTTGTAATGGCATTTACCCTGTTTTTTGCTTTTACTATTCAGGACAACGTTGATGCAAAAGGCCGCATTGGCGGAGGCTACAAATCAGGTGTTAAATCCCACACTACAACCCCAAATAAATCGACTACAACGGACAACGTGTCCAAATCCGGCACGACCAGTTCGACTAAAGGGACAGCCGGTACAACGGCTAACCGCGGATTTTTCAGCGGCGGAAGCTTTATGAAAGGTTTG
Encoded proteins:
- a CDS encoding YfhD family protein — protein: MKQQSKSQGQGQHAKSLSKQLEGHNLDVEFSEERADQEDWEALERSERADARQENKTPKL
- a CDS encoding NUDIX hydrolase; amino-acid sequence: MAHKEISAGGVVYRREEGQLQIQLITDRYGKMSFAKGKQEPGETVEETALREIWEETGVHGVIIQPIDIIAYQYEHAEYGLVDKEVHYYLVESAQGELKAQIEEIRGVDWYEPKEAWEKQRTSGYDNNDFILEKGLKLLGVEV
- the prmA gene encoding 50S ribosomal protein L11 methyltransferase, with translation MISNFLHESGAGGVSIEEHVDNNKPRDTSLGQWFEIPPNDIPEGEAKLSGYFPEGSDMDAIQQEIKERIEELREYDINPGAAEFSLRDVSEDDWANNWKKYFKPIRVSDRLTIKPTWEDYLPASEQEKIIELDPGMAFGTGTHPTTALCLRTLESVIQEGDEVIDVGTGSGILAIGAVRLGAKHVLALDLDPIAVTSTRENTQLNGLEKQISIFESDLLAVLKSGKGASELGVTLPVRVVVANILAEIILLFIDDVYQALQSGGYYIASGIYKNKEKEVEEGLTAAGFEITHTAREEDWVAFVARKG
- a CDS encoding site-2 protease family protein — protein: MGFLDSIFAFPMDVLPFILVVILIAFTFHEFAHAYTAYKFGDPTAKMLGRVTLNPASHIELFGTIMILLLGFGWARPVPVNRDNFSKPRLMGIIVSLVGPLSNLLIGFIATIVYVALINAGVIGGEGDSRFQVAVQLFLYYLSILNIGLFLFNLLPLPPLDGYRIVEDLVPRRIRPMLQQYEQWASLIFLLFVFVPPLRAVTIAPLYGLIYHIFHAFTQLYLSLFG
- the mtaB gene encoding tRNA (N(6)-L-threonylcarbamoyladenosine(37)-C(2))-methylthiotransferase MtaB yields the protein MPSVAFYTLGCKVNFYDTEAIWQLFKNEGYEQVDFEQTADVYLINTCTVTNTGDKKSRQIIRRAVRRNPDAIIAVTGCYAQTSPAEIMDIPGVDLVIGTQDRDKILNYVNEIQTKRQPINAVRNIMKTREFEELDVPNFTDHTRAFLKIQEGCNNFCTFCIIPWSRGLSRSRDPKSVIAQARQLVASGYKEIVLTGIHTGGYGDDLDDYKLADLLWDLDKVEGLERVRISSIEASQIDDRVLEVLKKSPKMCRHFHIPLQAGNDEVLKRMRRKYTIAEFEEKIRKIREFMPDVAITTDIIVGFPGETDEHYRDGFEAIKRIGFSELHVFPYSKRTGTPAARMEDQVDEEVKHARVHELIDLSEQMQLAYAEKFVGEVLEVIPERDEKGQYGPGRSMGMSDNYLQVVFDTAEDLTGRLCRVKVTEAGVNGCEGTLVRILDELPEAAGR
- a CDS encoding class I SAM-dependent rRNA methyltransferase, yielding MAAVILQRSRKKRLEQGHPWVYKSEIDRVEEGALPGDLVEVVNHQGRYLATGYYNPASQITVRIVSYKPIQAMDTAFFVERFTDCLRHRSRFVQEDAYRLVYGEADFLPGLIVDRFGDVLVVQLLTLGMDKHRDEIVEALWQVLQPKGIYERSDVGVREIEGLEQVKGPLYGDCPRHVTVTENGLLISVDIMEGQKTGYFFDQRENRASIAPLMLGWGEKSGIRLQELEDAEAGTRLVPVNKSGKEVTFPYWDGATVLECFSHTGSFTLHACKYGAKKVTCLDISEHAIESARENVKLNGFEDRVEFVVADAFDYLRSQVKGQEERKARAEGKADTSTPLAPGTGRTWDVVILDPPAFAKTRKAVAGACRGYKDINLHGMKLVNEGGYLVTASCSYHMRPDLFLSTIAEAAEDAGKILRLVEWRAAGKDHPQILGVDEGHYLKFAIFEVRSKV
- a CDS encoding 16S rRNA (uracil(1498)-N(3))-methyltransferase, with product MQRYFIPPEQFGEQQVQVTGEDARHITKVMRGKPGDKFIVSDGQGRVVLAELSLLEPEGVTAVILETIEDTSEPRIKVDIAQSLPKGDKMETVIQKCTEIGAAAFVPFLSERTIVQYDERKEEKRIARWSKIAKEAAEQAHRSRIPDVGQPVKWKKLLELFDGYDLVCMCYEKELGEQLRDIVQPFAASLGPEVSSRVLVVVGPEGGFTEEEVAEAEAAGAKSVGLGRRILRTETAGMAALTCILYETGEMGGV
- the addB gene encoding helicase-exonuclease AddAB subunit AddB, translating into MSLQLIIGRAGSGKSRYMLEQIRERLQEEPMGPPIIILVPEQATFQLERAIASFSGLKGTVRVQVLGFKRLAYRIMQETGGSALIPISDEGKKMLLYRIMRRLQDDLKLYGSAGGPLGLIDKLNSLYTETKKYGADSASLQQHFRLLESSGKESPLLKNKLHDLQLLFGEFEKELSGLYIDSEDHVRKLAEGASSSAYLQGSEIWVDGFHSFTPVEYEALGRLMEASVRVNVALTLDRPYDDSRPPNELNMFYTPAVTYMKLQTLAESAGMAVWPVKIMDERPFPRFKNSETLGLLESIYGTRRKVREGDQPGDLAQSLRLRAAVGKRSEVEAAVREMVRLAREEQVRWRDMALYVRTLDEYADLIEPICGDYGVPVFIDRRKSMAAHPLIELVRGALDVVKRFWKAQDVLRCVKTDFLLPLEGSLSREDMDVLENYVLASGIEGARWNSDKAWRGKPNLSLEPGETGGAEPAGQQEGSEQENMQLEKPVSAVQRAQEEEMERIRQARDAVVGPLSSFEKRMKRSKTAREMCEAVFALLEQVSVAERLDLLAEEAAAAGEPQRAMEHRSVWGAVLDLLDQIVDMMGEEGLDIGLFSGVLDTGLRNLKLGLVPPSLDQVLVGSADRTRSVHVKHVFMLGVNEGVMPALYQEEGILTDQERSRLAETGLVLEPGTARKLLDERFMIYQILSSAESSLWISYPAADEEGKALLPSEVIRDLRKKFSLEEKWVEAVPAAASPVDVQLTYVARPEPALSALVGQLRQWRAGAEISPVWYGAMAWFGRTRDFHHKLNYLLQSLDYRNGTRTLTEETSRRLYGTRLRTSVSRMERFAACPFSHFASHGLKLKERQLYRLKAPDIGQLFHAALSAMALSFKDSNRSWASLTPEECVREAEAAVDKLAPQLQGEILLSSKRYGFITRKLKNIVGRASLILGEQAKRGSFEPVGLELDFGPGKELPPLTFELENGCVMEIVGRVDRVDMAESEQGILLRVIDYKSSQTDLKLHEVYYGLALQMLTYLDVVLSSSEEWLGSPAKPAGTLYFHVHNPLLQSSNGMSPEQARQEMLKRFKLRGLVTADRDIALMMDNKLEKGHSDILPVAVKADGGFYSSAAVATPEQWDVLLSSVRRTIRGIGTRITEGDVAIEPYRLGQETACTFCAFKSVCQIEPSDESRYKLLAKPGKDRIWSTLEEESPWNP
- a CDS encoding Na/Pi cotransporter family protein codes for the protein MFREIIIPLIFGLALFIFGMKMMELALQAWAGPVLTKLLNTVSATPLKGLVFSTAVTALLQSSTAVTVMTIGLVNAGLLTYGRTLGIILGGNIGTCLTTELIALHISSFGPPLLLLSLCIWLAAVVLHDKLPFRLQKHASLLISTQHAALAAAGFGIVLTAIAWMQSTGAALQTYGLIDWFTKRAESSILWGVAAGAVLTAVVHSSAAVIGLAMGLAAAGALPVPLGIAVVLGSNVGTCVTAVIASIGGTRSGRFVAWSHIALNVGGCLLFLPFIRELGAASAWMTSDASAMIAHSQTLFNVLSSLIALPLCYLPVWKRLDKFT